TCACCGCAGTTTCAGCGTTGACAGGCTCAACAACGCGAACAAAATGGCGATGATCAAAAACCGAAAGACGATCTTCGGTTCCTTCCAGCCGATCAATTCAAAGTGGTGATGGAGCGGGGCCATCTTCAACACGCGTCGTCCCCGCCCGGTCAACCGTCGGGTGGCCTTGAAGTATCCCACCTGAAGCATGACCGAGAGCGCTTCGAGGACGAAGACGCCGCCGATCATCACCAGCAGCAATTCCTGTTTGGCCAGCACGGCCAGCGTTCCGATCGAGCCTCCGAGCGCGAGGCTGCCCACATCGCCCATGAAGACTTCCGCCGGGGGCGCGTTGAACCAGAGAAAGCCCAGACAGGCACCCGCCAGCGCCCCGCAGAAGACCGTCAGCTCGCCCACTTGGGGGATGTGCTCGATGTTCAAATAGCGAGCGAACTCCGAATGACCGGTGACATAGGTGAATCCCGTCAAGGCCGCCAGCGTGATGAAGGCGATGCTGATGGCCAGTCCGTCCAGGCCATCGGTCAAGTTCACGGCATTGGATGATCCCACGATCACCAGCGTCATAAAAATCAGGTAGACGATCGCCGGAAGTTCCGGGCGAAACCGCTTGAAGAACGGCACGCTCAGCACCAGCGAGTAATCGAGTCCGTAGATGAGCACCACGCCGCCGATCACGCTGATGGCGCACTGGGCCGCCAGCTTCTGACGACCGGTCAATCCGAGCGATTGCTTCCGGGCGATCTTCCTGTAATCGTCCATGAATCCCACGGCTCCGAAGAGCACAATCGCGGCGATCGCCAGCCATACGTACCCATTCCGCAGATCCGCCCAGAGCACCGACGCCACGACGACGGAGAAGACGATGAGCACCCCTCCCATCGTGGGCGTCCCTCGTTTGGCCTGGTGCGCCTGCGGCCCTTCCTCGCGGATCGGCTGCCCGATCTGCCACTGACGGAGCTTGCGAATGAACCAGCCTCCGAGCACCAGGCTCAGCATCAGGGCCGTGATCGAAGCGTAGGCCGTGCGAAAGGTGATGTAGCGAAAGACGTTCAACGGATCGAGCCACGGATGAAACTGATCGTGGTAGCGGAGGTATAGCACCTCGTAGAGCAGATACCGGAGCATTGTCTCTTCAGGTACCCTCTCCCATGAATACGTGTTTCAACCGGGCTACCACCTGATCCAGTCGAACCCCTCGCGATCCTTTCACCAGCACGAGGTCCCCACTTCGGACATTGTCAAAGAGCCAGCGCGCAGCATCCTCGGGAGTGTCAACGTACCGGGTTGCCTCTTCCGGCATTCCCGCTTCGCGCGCACCCGCGATCAGCTCCCGGGCATCGCCGCGCACGCCCAGCAAAAGATCAATTCCCCGCCGGGCGATCTCGCGCCCGCACTGACGATGGAGTTCAGCCGAGTGCTCGCCGAGTTCGAGCATCTCTCCCGCCACCACGATTCGTCGGGCGACGCCATTGACGCTGGCCACGGTGGCGACCATCTCGGCGAGGGCGCGGGGATTGGAATTGTAGGAATCGTCTATCACCACGAAGTGCTGGGGGAATCGAAGAATCTCACCCCGCATGGTATAGGGGCGCGCGTGAGCGACAGCACGCGCAATCGCCTCCAATCCGATGTGGAAATAATCGGCGACGGCGGCCGCGGCCACGATGTTGGCGACCTGATGGCGACCAAGAAGCGATGTCCGCACCTCCACCTGGCCGCGGGGAGTGATCAACTGAAAGCTCATTCCCTCCAGACCGTGAATCCGAAGCTCGCGCGCCCGAACATCAGCCTCCGACTCGATGCCGAATGTGCGCACAGCGATGGGTTGGCGCCAGCGCATTCGCGCCACCCGTGGATCGTCCGCATTGAGGATGGCCAGGCCATCCGCCGGCAGATTGTCCACCAGTTCGGCCTTCGCTTCGGCGATGGCCTCAACCGAGGGGAAGAAGGCCAGGTGCGCCGCTCCCACATTCGTGACGACGCCCACCGTCGGCTGAGCAATCCGGCACAGATGCGTGATCTCTCCCGGCGCACTCATGCCCATCTCCAGAACGGCATAGTCGTAATCCGCCGGAGTGCGACCGTCGGAGATCATCTGGAGCAGCGACAGCGGGAGGCCATAGGCATTGTTGTAATTGCCGACGGTCTTCACCACGCGGGCGCCGTCAGCCGAGAGCATGAGCGCCGTCAGCTCTTTGGTCATCGTCTTTCCCGAGCTGCCGGTGATGCCGATGACCGGTTTCCCCCATCGCCGTCTCACCTCGCGCGCCAGCCCTTGCAACGCGACCAGCGGATCGGCCACCCGAATCTGCCGCCGCAGATCAACGCCACTCACATCGCGCCCGACCACTGCCGCACAGGCCCCCTTTTGCAGAGCATCCCCGACAAAATCATGTCCATCCTTATTGGTGCCCGTGATGGCGAAGAACAATTCACCGGGGCGGATCGTCCGCGAGTCAATGGAAAATCCCGTCGGCTCGACCTCGGCCAGTGCCGGATCGCACGGTCGGGCGCCGATGATGGCAACGATCTCTCCGAGCGTCATATCCCTCTTCCGACAAGTGCGAGGATAACGGTACAGGCGACGGCAGCCAGTTCGCCCTCGCGCGATGTCGCCGCGTCTCGCTCAGATGGTCCGAATCTTTTGCGCAGCGCCGTCCGGGCCACCTCGCGGTCATCGAAAGGAATCGTTCGGTCGGCAAAGACCTGCTCGGTCTCGTGACCCTTTCCCGCGAGAATAACGATGTCGCCAGGACGCGCCTCGGCCACGGCCCGCTCAATCGCTTCGCGCCGATCCACAATCATCAGATAGGGCGTCCCCGTGGGCTTGAGTCCGGCTTCGATCTGCGCCATGATCGCCTCGGGGTCTTCTGATCGCGGATTGTCCGATGTCACAATCACGAGGTCCGACATTTGCCCCGCCACGGCCCCCATGGGCGCGCGCTTCGTTTGATCTCGATCTCCCCCGCAGCCGAAGACCGTGAGCAATCGCCGCGGCGAAAGGCCACGCGCCGTCTCCAGAAGATTCCTCAACGCATCCTCCGTATGCGCATAATCCACGATGACGAGAAACGGCACGCTCCGATCGGGCAACCGAACAAGCTCAAAACGACCCGGCACCGACTCGCACGCTTCAACGCCCCTGGCGACCTCGTCCAGAGGCAGACCCAATCCCACGGCTGTGGCGGCCGCCGCGACCACGTTATAGACATTCGGTCGTCCCAGAAGCGGCGATCTCATCGTGACCTCACCCGCCGGCGTGCGAAGGGTGACCGTCATTCCGCTGAAAGACATTTCCCACCGCGCGACCGATACGTCAGAGTGCGACGTCAAACCGTAGGTCACAACGGGTCCTCGAACGATTTCCCGCAGCCTCCGACCCCAGGAATCATCCTCATTGATCACGGCGAGGGCCGGTGGTCTGCCCGTCGTCCCGTCGAAGAGCTTTCGCTTGGCGGCGAAATACGCCTCCATCGTTCCGTGAAAGTCGAGATGATCGGGAGTGAGATTGGTGAAGACCGCCGCCGCAAACTCGCATCCCTGCACGCGTTGGAGTTCCAGCGCGTGCGAGGAGACCTCCATGACTCCATAGCGACATCCGGCCTCAGCGGCGCGGCGGAGGAACCGCTGAATGTCCGGCGCTTCGGGCGTCGTTCGATCGGCGGGAATTTCCTCGTCACCGATTTGATAGCTCGTCGTTCCCAATCGCGCCACCGGGTGACCTGCGGCCCGCAAGATGGAAGTCAGAAGGTAGGTCGTGGTCGTCTTCCCGTTAGTCCCCGTCACGCCAATCACGTTTATGTCACGCGAAGGATGATGATAAAAAGCAGCCGCCGCTTCTGCCAGTGCCCGTCGGGCATCCGCGACGCGAAGCCAGGCGCCTGAGAATTCGGGAGGACAGGGAGCCTCCGAGATAATTCCCACCGCCCCTCGCGACATCGCATCGCCGACGAACCGATTGCCATCCTGCTTCAATCCCCGAATGGCGACGAAGACGCTTCCGGGAGAAGCGCGGCGCGAATCGTAGGTGATATCAGCAACGGGAAGATCGAGCGGACCCGTCGCTTCCGCTCTGACAATATTCGCCAGTTCCTTGAGCGTCATCATGCGTTTGACACCGAACCTTGCGTCGAGTCGCCCCGCGGGCCACTCGCTTTGTCACTGAAACTCGACCCGACACGTTGCACCGCTGGTGATCGGGGTTCCCGGGGCCGGAGATTGACGTACGGCTCGGCCTCCTGAGCCCACGACGATGAGCCGCAGCCCCAGTCGCGTGCACTCGGCGGTCACAGCGCGAAGCCCTCGATTCCGGAAGTCAGGCATGGTCAGCGTCGGGCGCTCCTGCCCGGCGATGTCGTATGGCGGTGAGTTGACTGCCGCCAGAGGCGCCAGTGCCCTGACCGAAGGATTGGCGGAAATCTGCACCTTCTCCTTTTCGTCCACATCCCCATCCAGAAGAGAGGGGCGAGAACTCACGCCCTCCGTCCCTTCCGCAAGATCGGCTTCCGAGGCGATGATGGGAGTCGCCCGTGGACTCTCGTCGGGAGGAACTCCGAGGACATGGAGCGCCGCCTCGGCGATTTTCTTGAAGACGGGGGCAGCGACCTCTCCGCCGAGATGCTTGCCGCGCGGGCCATCAATAGCAACGAGGACGACCACGCGAGGATCTTTCACCGGAGCGAAACCGGCAAAGGACGCGACATATCGGCTCGTCGAATAGCGGCGCGTCCGGGGATCAATCTGCTGAGCTGTTCCCGTCTTGCCCGCGGCCGAATATCCATCGAGCCGCGCGAGCCGACCGGTTCCGCGCAGGACCACTCCTTCGAGCAGGTCGGCCAGTATTTGCGCCGTGCGACTGCTGATCACGCGCCGCCGCTCGGGCTTCGCCTCCATCAGGACCTCTCCGGTTCGAGAGCGGACCGACCGAACCACGTGCGGCTGAACCCACACACCATCATTGGCTATGGCAGCGACTGCCGCCGCCATCTGCAGACCCGTCACGCCGATTTCCTGACCGATGGCTACCGCGCCGGTGGACACAAGCGACCATCGGTCCGGAGGTCGAACGATCCCTTTTGCTTCCCCGGGAAGGTCCACGCCGGTTCGTCGCCCCAGACCGAATCGTTCGATATATTCGCTCAGCAGCGGCCGTCCCAACCGATGAGCGACCTGCACGGCTGCGGTGTTGCTCGACTGCTCGATCGCCTCGCGAATGGAGAGTCGAGAAAATACCTTGTGATCGCGGATGGTGTGACCGGCCAGCACAATTCTCCCGCCCATGCCGTCGAGGAATTCCGACGGTCGGATCACCCCCTCTTCCAGCGCCGCGGCATAGGTCACGATCTTGAAAACCGATCCCGGCTCGTAAATATCGCGGATCGCTCGGTTGCGCCTCTGCTCCTCCGAGACGCTGGAGAAGGCATTCGGGTCGAACGTCGGCACATTGGCCAGAGCGAGAATTTCGCCCGTGTTCGGCTCCAGGACAATCGCCATCCCGCTGCGCGCCTGATGCCGACGAACAGCCGCCCGCAACTCCTTCTCCGTTTGAAATTGAATGGCCGAATCAATCGTCAGGATGACGTCTTGACCTCGAACCGGGGATCGTTGCGTGCGCTCGTAGGTGCGCCCGCGTGCGTCTTTATGGACGAGGATGTAGGCTTCCTTCCCTCGAATGAAGCTGTCATAGGCGAGTTCGACGCCGTCCAATCCGACTTCGTCAATTCCCGAATAGCCGAGGACGTGCGCCGCCAGTTCGTTGTTCGGATAGATGCGTTTGTTCTCGGTGACGAAGTGAATGCCGGGGAGATTGAGCGCCTTGACGGCCGTCGCTTCGTCGGCGCTCACCTTTCGTTTGATCCAGACGAACTCCCGCCGTTCGGAGAGCTTCTCGCGCAGCGCATCAACGTTCACCGACAGCACGCGGGCGAGTTCCCCTGCCGTTCGGCCGACGTCTTCGACCTCGGCGGGGACGGCGAAAATAGATTGGGCTTCGACGCTCTTGGCCAGCTCACGACCCGCTCTGTCGTAAATCGTTCCTCGAATCGGCGTGATGCGAATGGTGCGCTGCTGCTGACGCTCGGCCATCGCCTGCCAGGCGGAGTGCCTCACAACCTGAAGATAGAACAGACGGGTCCACACCACGAGCATCCACACACCAACGAGTGTCGCCATCAGAAGAATGCGCTGCCGAAGCTTCTTCTGATAGAGCTCTCGCTTCATCGCTGCGGGTCCCCTTGCTTGGATGGTCGCTTTCGCTTGGGCGGTGTTATCTCAGCGTCCGACGGAGACGATGCCCTGTCAGCCTCGTCCGTCGGTTTCAGCGTTCGCTGTCCCGCCGTCGTCTGGTCGGGAGGGATCGCGTCCTTTCGGGACTCGGTCCGTTCGGGCGCCGATGCGGGCGAAGCGGACGCCGAGGCATCGGACGACGTCTTGCTCGCGGGCTCACCGGCGGCGACTCCCGACGCGACGTCCGTTCTTCGCTCCCTCTTGGGAGACGGCAAAGTATGGGTGACCGTCGGTGGATCAGAAATCGTCGCCGGGCGCGACGATCGCTCCATCACAGCGACCGGACGCGGCTTCCCGCCGATGACGATCACCTTCGACGAATCCGGGCGAATCATCCCCAACCGGCGAGCCAACTCTTCGATCACCTGGGGCGAACGTTGATATGCCCGTTCCAGTTCGAGCTGGCGTTTCTCGGCCTCGCGCCGATCTCGCTCGCGCACGAGCTGATCGGTTCGATACCCGAGGCGAAGCGCCTCCACGTGTTGCCAGGTGGCATAGATCAAGGATCCGGCGACGCCAATGATCAGCAGGAGAATCAGCATCAGCCGACGAAAAGCTCGTTGATCCGACGGCTTGTACAGTCGCGCGTTGTGAATCTGCTTGTGAACGTATCGCGTCATGGCTGCCTCCTCACGATCCGCAGGACATTGCTCACCGCTCTTCCAGGCGAAGGCACGCTCGCAATCGGGCACTGCGCGCTCGGGGATTCTCCTGAAGCTCGGTCTCGCTCGGCCGGACGGCTTTGCGGGTGAGGAGTTCAACCCGTCGCCGTGCGCCGCAGAGGGGACATCCCGAGACCTCATCGAATCCCGGCGGCAATGGCGGGCAGTCGCACCGGCCCGCATGGAATCGGAGTCGTCGCTTGACAATTCGATCTTCCAGAGAGTGAAACGAGATCACGACCAGTCGGCCACCCACTGCGAGGAGATCAACAGCCTGATCCAGGAACTCTTCCAATCCACTCAATTCATCGTTGACGGCGATGCGCAAGGCCTGAAACGTGCGCGTCGCCGGATGAATGCGTCGCGGCGTCCGTCGCCCCACCGCCGTGGCCACGAGTCGGGCGAGATCGGTCGTCGTAACAATGGGACGACGTGCGCGCGCTTGAACGATGGCTCGGGCAATCGCACGGGCCGCCGGCTCTTCGCCGTAACGAAAGATGATGTCGGCCAGCTCATCCTCACTGAGCCGATTCACCAGATCCGCTGCCGTGAGCGACTGCCGACGATCCATCCGCATATCGAGGGGTCCTTCGCGCTCGAAGCTGAATCCTCGCTCGGCCGTCTCCAACTGAAGAGACGACACGCCCAGGTCCGCCAGGATCCCATCAACCTGGGTGATGCCCCGCCGAGAGAGAACGAAGGTCATCTCCTTGAAGTCAGCATGAACGATCTCGCAGCGCGAGGAAAATCGGTCGAGCCGTTGCTGCGCCAGCTCGACGGCCTCCGCGTCGCGATCGAACCCAATGACCCGCACCCGATCCGAAGCCTCCAGCAGGGCTTCCGCGTGTCCTCCCAAACCCAACGTGCAGTCAACGAAAATACCTCCTCGGTCGGGCCGGAGCATGGCCAGCGTCTCTCTCAGAAGGACCGGACGATGAATCATTGGCGACCGTCCGCCGCTAGATTCCCAGTCGGGCAATCGCAGCAGCATCATCACGGGTGAACTCCTCCGCCCTGAGCAGGGCTTCAAACCTCTCCAGATTCCACACCTGAAGGTAGGTCACATAGCCCAGGACCGCGACTTCTCCGTTCAGACCCGCCTCCGTTCGCAACGGCGGGTGAATCAGGATGCGCCCCTGACCATCCATCGTGGCGGGGCGACCGTAAAAATTCGTCCGACGGAGAAATTTCTCCTTGATCGGTTCCATCTCCGGAAGTTGCGCCAGACTCTGTTCGATCTTCTCCCATTCGGGCAAAGGGTAGAGCCGCACATGATCCCCATTGATGCTGGTGATGAAGAACTCGGGTCCGTACTTCTTCTGAATGTAGTCGCGAAAGGCAGCGGGAATCTTGATGCGCCCTTTCTCGTCCACTTTGGTTGTGTAGTTGCCGCGTAACATTTTTTATCTTTGTAGCTTCCCTCTGCCCATTAAAGTATCGCTTTAAGATCGGCGGCGAGATGTGGACCGCCAACCACTTCAGTCCACTTTAGTCCACCGCGCCTATACTATGCCAGATATACCGCTATGTCAAGAAGAAAATTGGAGAAGGGGAAGGTGTCAGTAGGATCTCGCCAATTTTGTGATTTTCAGAAGCTTATCTCCATGATGCCGATGACCGATGGACTCCTCCATCAAGAGCGGGGGGCGTTAGGTATGTCATGAAACCCGTCGGAGGAGGCGCCCGAGATACCTCTGTATTTTGTGTGTCGTCGAACCTCACAAGATATTGGGGCATTCCATCCCTTCTGCGTCGCCCCCAAGGCTCCTGCCGAACGATCGCGTGAGGAAAGACTCTCTCCGGAGCACCTCGTTACGAAGCCGTCGTCGGGGACGACGGATGATCGGCCAGAGGAAGATCGAAGGTGAAAGTGCTTCCTTTTCCCGGTTCGCTTGTGACCGATATGCTGCCGCCGTGGGCTTCCACGATCCATCGGGCGATGGCCAGTCCTAAACCTGATCCCGAGGCCTGATCGCGCGCTTTCTTTCTTCGCCGGTAGAAACGCTCGAAGATATGGGGAATGTCCTCGGGCGCTATACCGCAGCCCGTATCGCTGATCTGGACGATGGCTCGTCCCTCGCGCTGACTCAGAGCGACGGTGATCCGACCTCCTGCCGGAGTGAACTTGATCGCGTTGTCCAGAAGGTTGAGCAGAAGCTGTTTGAGCCGTCGCTGATCCCCGGAAACGATGATGGGAGACTCGGGGATCTCCATGACGAGGTCGAGGCCCCGCTCTTCGATCAAGGGGCGAAGATGATCGCCAATGTCACGACACAGCTCACCGAGGGGCAGAGGAACGAGTTCGAGCGTGAGTCGTCCCGTATCCGAGCGAGAGAGCGTCAACAGATCGTCAACCAGGCGACAGAGTCGGACGATCTCATCCAGAGCCCTCTGCAGGACGCGCTGATAGTCCTCGGGGGTCCGTTCCCGTCTCAGGGCGATCTCGATCTCGCTCCGCAGGACGGTGAGGGGAGTCCGAAGTTCATGCGAGGCATCATCGGTGAATCGTCGTTCGCGCTCAAATGCCTCGTCCAGACGGGCGATCATCTGGTTGAAGGTTTCCGCCAGCCGGGCCAGTTCGTCCCGACTGGAGGGGACTTCCACTCGTTGTTTGAGATTTCGTGCGCCAATGCTCTGAGCGGTGCGGGTAATTCGATCGAGAGGGCCGAGGACCGCATCGGCGAGAATTTTGCCGCCGTAGCTCGCCAGCGCGAGCGCCAGAGGAATCGCCACAAGCAGAATCACCAGAACCGTTCGTTCCGCGCGTCGAACATCTTCGATGACGTAGCCCGCCCGTATGAAGGCGGAGACTTCTCCATCGTCGCCGATGACGCGCCAGGTCACCACCCGCATGGCCTTTCCATCGGCGGCGATAGCATCTTCACCGATCGGTTCGGCGCTCCGCCTCACGGCTTCCAGAAGGTCTCGGTTGATTGGCACTCGATGACTCTCCGAGAGAGCGGCAACGTCGGTGACCTCGCCCGTCGGGCTGATGAGTTCGACGAACTCGGGAGCAATGGTCAACCGATCCGATGACACGTCGGGGAACTCCTCTCCTCGTTCAGCCGCCCGAAGCCGCGCCTCGATCGCTTTCACCTGGTCATTGAGTGATGCATCTATAACGTTGCGCAGTCCGCTGGAGAGATAGAAGTAGATGGCCACGCCGAAAATGCTGAGGACGACGGCGACGATCCCCAGGTACCAGGCGATCAGCTTCTTGCGAAGCGACATCATCAGGAGGAAAGTCTAGCAGTGGGAACGTGAGCGACTCAACGCCAGGGTGAGAAGCACCGGTCCGATCTCACCCATCGGCTCCGTTAAGGCAACCGACAGGGAGCTGTATGTTGGCGAGGGTTCTCCAGGAATGTCGGCTGCCGTTCCAGTTCGTCAGCGAGATTCCTGGCCCAGATCGGATGGTGGTTCCTTTGACAGCCATGTGAGGATTGCTGTC
This portion of the Blastocatellia bacterium genome encodes:
- the mraY gene encoding phospho-N-acetylmuramoyl-pentapeptide-transferase codes for the protein MLRYLLYEVLYLRYHDQFHPWLDPLNVFRYITFRTAYASITALMLSLVLGGWFIRKLRQWQIGQPIREEGPQAHQAKRGTPTMGGVLIVFSVVVASVLWADLRNGYVWLAIAAIVLFGAVGFMDDYRKIARKQSLGLTGRQKLAAQCAISVIGGVVLIYGLDYSLVLSVPFFKRFRPELPAIVYLIFMTLVIVGSSNAVNLTDGLDGLAISIAFITLAALTGFTYVTGHSEFARYLNIEHIPQVGELTVFCGALAGACLGFLWFNAPPAEVFMGDVGSLALGGSIGTLAVLAKQELLLVMIGGVFVLEALSVMLQVGYFKATRRLTGRGRRVLKMAPLHHHFELIGWKEPKIVFRFLIIAILFALLSLSTLKLR
- the murF gene encoding UDP-N-acetylmuramoyl-tripeptide--D-alanyl-D-alanine ligase, with amino-acid sequence MTLGEIVAIIGARPCDPALAEVEPTGFSIDSRTIRPGELFFAITGTNKDGHDFVGDALQKGACAAVVGRDVSGVDLRRQIRVADPLVALQGLAREVRRRWGKPVIGITGSSGKTMTKELTALMLSADGARVVKTVGNYNNAYGLPLSLLQMISDGRTPADYDYAVLEMGMSAPGEITHLCRIAQPTVGVVTNVGAAHLAFFPSVEAIAEAKAELVDNLPADGLAILNADDPRVARMRWRQPIAVRTFGIESEADVRARELRIHGLEGMSFQLITPRGQVEVRTSLLGRHQVANIVAAAAVADYFHIGLEAIARAVAHARPYTMRGEILRFPQHFVVIDDSYNSNPRALAEMVATVASVNGVARRIVVAGEMLELGEHSAELHRQCGREIARRGIDLLLGVRGDARELIAGAREAGMPEEATRYVDTPEDAARWLFDNVRSGDLVLVKGSRGVRLDQVVARLKHVFMGEGT
- a CDS encoding UDP-N-acetylmuramoyl-L-alanyl-D-glutamate--2,6-diaminopimelate ligase, whose translation is MMTLKELANIVRAEATGPLDLPVADITYDSRRASPGSVFVAIRGLKQDGNRFVGDAMSRGAVGIISEAPCPPEFSGAWLRVADARRALAEAAAAFYHHPSRDINVIGVTGTNGKTTTTYLLTSILRAAGHPVARLGTTSYQIGDEEIPADRTTPEAPDIQRFLRRAAEAGCRYGVMEVSSHALELQRVQGCEFAAAVFTNLTPDHLDFHGTMEAYFAAKRKLFDGTTGRPPALAVINEDDSWGRRLREIVRGPVVTYGLTSHSDVSVARWEMSFSGMTVTLRTPAGEVTMRSPLLGRPNVYNVVAAAATAVGLGLPLDEVARGVEACESVPGRFELVRLPDRSVPFLVIVDYAHTEDALRNLLETARGLSPRRLLTVFGCGGDRDQTKRAPMGAVAGQMSDLVIVTSDNPRSEDPEAIMAQIEAGLKPTGTPYLMIVDRREAIERAVAEARPGDIVILAGKGHETEQVFADRTIPFDDREVARTALRKRFGPSERDAATSREGELAAVACTVILALVGRGI
- a CDS encoding penicillin-binding protein — its product is MKRELYQKKLRQRILLMATLVGVWMLVVWTRLFYLQVVRHSAWQAMAERQQQRTIRITPIRGTIYDRAGRELAKSVEAQSIFAVPAEVEDVGRTAGELARVLSVNVDALREKLSERREFVWIKRKVSADEATAVKALNLPGIHFVTENKRIYPNNELAAHVLGYSGIDEVGLDGVELAYDSFIRGKEAYILVHKDARGRTYERTQRSPVRGQDVILTIDSAIQFQTEKELRAAVRRHQARSGMAIVLEPNTGEILALANVPTFDPNAFSSVSEEQRRNRAIRDIYEPGSVFKIVTYAAALEEGVIRPSEFLDGMGGRIVLAGHTIRDHKVFSRLSIREAIEQSSNTAAVQVAHRLGRPLLSEYIERFGLGRRTGVDLPGEAKGIVRPPDRWSLVSTGAVAIGQEIGVTGLQMAAAVAAIANDGVWVQPHVVRSVRSRTGEVLMEAKPERRRVISSRTAQILADLLEGVVLRGTGRLARLDGYSAAGKTGTAQQIDPRTRRYSTSRYVASFAGFAPVKDPRVVVLVAIDGPRGKHLGGEVAAPVFKKIAEAALHVLGVPPDESPRATPIIASEADLAEGTEGVSSRPSLLDGDVDEKEKVQISANPSVRALAPLAAVNSPPYDIAGQERPTLTMPDFRNRGLRAVTAECTRLGLRLIVVGSGGRAVRQSPAPGTPITSGATCRVEFQ
- a CDS encoding cell division protein FtsL; amino-acid sequence: MTRYVHKQIHNARLYKPSDQRAFRRLMLILLLIIGVAGSLIYATWQHVEALRLGYRTDQLVRERDRREAEKRQLELERAYQRSPQVIEELARRLGMIRPDSSKVIVIGGKPRPVAVMERSSRPATISDPPTVTHTLPSPKRERRTDVASGVAAGEPASKTSSDASASASPASAPERTESRKDAIPPDQTTAGQRTLKPTDEADRASSPSDAEITPPKRKRPSKQGDPQR
- the rsmH gene encoding 16S rRNA (cytosine(1402)-N(4))-methyltransferase RsmH; the encoded protein is MMLLRLPDWESSGGRSPMIHRPVLLRETLAMLRPDRGGIFVDCTLGLGGHAEALLEASDRVRVIGFDRDAEAVELAQQRLDRFSSRCEIVHADFKEMTFVLSRRGITQVDGILADLGVSSLQLETAERGFSFEREGPLDMRMDRRQSLTAADLVNRLSEDELADIIFRYGEEPAARAIARAIVQARARRPIVTTTDLARLVATAVGRRTPRRIHPATRTFQALRIAVNDELSGLEEFLDQAVDLLAVGGRLVVISFHSLEDRIVKRRLRFHAGRCDCPPLPPGFDEVSGCPLCGARRRVELLTRKAVRPSETELQENPRARSARLRACLRLEER
- a CDS encoding division/cell wall cluster transcriptional repressor MraZ encodes the protein MLRGNYTTKVDEKGRIKIPAAFRDYIQKKYGPEFFITSINGDHVRLYPLPEWEKIEQSLAQLPEMEPIKEKFLRRTNFYGRPATMDGQGRILIHPPLRTEAGLNGEVAVLGYVTYLQVWNLERFEALLRAEEFTRDDAAAIARLGI
- a CDS encoding ATP-binding protein translates to MMSLRKKLIAWYLGIVAVVLSIFGVAIYFYLSSGLRNVIDASLNDQVKAIEARLRAAERGEEFPDVSSDRLTIAPEFVELISPTGEVTDVAALSESHRVPINRDLLEAVRRSAEPIGEDAIAADGKAMRVVTWRVIGDDGEVSAFIRAGYVIEDVRRAERTVLVILLVAIPLALALASYGGKILADAVLGPLDRITRTAQSIGARNLKQRVEVPSSRDELARLAETFNQMIARLDEAFERERRFTDDASHELRTPLTVLRSEIEIALRRERTPEDYQRVLQRALDEIVRLCRLVDDLLTLSRSDTGRLTLELVPLPLGELCRDIGDHLRPLIEERGLDLVMEIPESPIIVSGDQRRLKQLLLNLLDNAIKFTPAGGRITVALSQREGRAIVQISDTGCGIAPEDIPHIFERFYRRRKKARDQASGSGLGLAIARWIVEAHGGSISVTSEPGKGSTFTFDLPLADHPSSPTTAS